The following are encoded in a window of uncultured Pseudomonas sp. genomic DNA:
- a CDS encoding CheR family methyltransferase — protein sequence MIAQVERLLKQLIGLEAESVGRLVIERAIRQRMQAQSVSVDADYWLHLERSKTEQQALVEAVVVPETWFFRYPESFVALVDLALKRKAALAGSRPLRVLSLPCSSGEEPYSIVMALLDAGFAPAAFQVEALDVSAKVVELARLGHYGRNSFRGQGLAFRERYFDATDNGFQLQSRVRERVKLRCGNLMDSHVLGGEAPFDFIFCRNLLIYFDRPTQHAVLDGLQRLLHADGTFFVGPAEASLLTQRGMHALGAPLTFAFRRELAAPALKAAPRVIAPAPIRPPRPAPAPRVLPARFAAPAAPLDEAASALGRIAQLADAGRSAEALQGCERYLLAHGPSAEAFYWMGLLNDMAGLDDVAQGYYRKALYLEPEHVESLVHLAALLGARGDHDGAKRLQQRANRASPSGVKRDER from the coding sequence GTGATTGCTCAGGTGGAGCGCTTGCTGAAGCAGCTGATCGGCCTGGAGGCAGAGTCGGTTGGGCGGTTGGTGATCGAACGGGCAATTCGCCAGCGTATGCAGGCTCAGAGCGTTTCAGTGGATGCCGATTACTGGTTGCACTTAGAGCGCTCAAAGACCGAGCAACAGGCGCTGGTCGAGGCGGTTGTGGTGCCGGAGACCTGGTTTTTCCGCTACCCGGAATCGTTTGTCGCATTGGTCGACTTGGCGCTTAAACGCAAGGCCGCGCTGGCTGGCAGCCGTCCGCTGCGCGTGCTCAGCCTGCCGTGCTCCAGTGGTGAGGAGCCGTATTCGATTGTCATGGCCCTGCTGGATGCCGGCTTCGCCCCGGCGGCGTTTCAGGTCGAGGCGCTGGACGTCAGCGCCAAGGTAGTCGAGTTGGCGCGCCTGGGGCACTACGGGCGCAATTCCTTTCGCGGTCAGGGTTTAGCTTTTCGCGAGCGTTACTTCGACGCCACTGACAACGGCTTTCAGTTGCAGTCGCGGGTGCGCGAGCGGGTCAAGCTGCGCTGTGGCAACTTGATGGATAGCCACGTGCTGGGCGGCGAAGCCCCCTTCGATTTTATTTTCTGCCGCAACCTGCTGATTTACTTTGATCGGCCCACGCAGCATGCAGTGCTTGATGGGCTGCAGCGCTTGCTGCACGCCGATGGCACCTTCTTTGTCGGGCCTGCCGAGGCCAGCTTGCTCACCCAGCGCGGTATGCACGCGCTGGGTGCGCCGCTGACCTTTGCCTTCCGCCGTGAGCTGGCGGCACCTGCCTTGAAAGCGGCGCCGCGCGTGATCGCGCCTGCGCCGATTCGTCCGCCCCGACCTGCGCCTGCACCTCGTGTGCTGCCTGCTCGCTTCGCCGCACCCGCCGCACCGCTCGACGAAGCGGCCAGTGCGCTGGGCAGGATTGCTCAGCTGGCAGATGCCGGCCGCAGTGCCGAGGCTCTCCAAGGCTGTGAGCGTTATCTGCTGGCGCACGGTCCCAGCGCCGAGGCGTTTTACTGGATGGGCCTGCTCAATGACATGGCGGGCCTGGACGACGTTGCCCAGGGTTACTACCGCAAAGCGCTCTACCTTGAACCTGAACATGTTGAGAGCCTGGTGCACTTGGCCGCTCTGCTGGGTGCGCGGGGTGACCATGACGGTGCCAAGCGTCTGCAGCAGCGGGCCAACCGGGCGAGCCCTTCTGGAGTGAAGCGCGATGAGCGATAA
- a CDS encoding chemotaxis protein CheW — protein MSDNVILTESAAGIDDCWNRIGVRGDKSCERLPEHVHCRNCEVHAAAALRLLERYAAEQDDVEQVVDEPLVERCSLLLFRVADEWLALATRGLVEVVAQMPIHALPHQRSRSLLGVSNVRGTLVACLSLGELLGIPPGAAPASAQRVIARMLILAGQGGPVVVPVDEVEGIHAIALHSVRPAVRDGSLAVSQFASGVFQWQGRSITLLDDELLQQAMSRSFA, from the coding sequence ATGAGCGATAACGTGATACTGACGGAGAGCGCCGCAGGTATCGATGATTGCTGGAACCGTATTGGCGTTCGGGGCGATAAGAGCTGTGAGCGCTTGCCCGAACACGTGCACTGCCGCAATTGTGAGGTGCACGCCGCTGCCGCTCTCCGCCTGCTTGAGCGTTATGCGGCAGAGCAAGACGATGTTGAGCAAGTCGTAGACGAGCCGCTTGTCGAGCGTTGTTCGCTGCTGCTGTTCCGGGTTGCCGATGAATGGCTGGCCCTGGCAACGCGCGGCCTGGTCGAGGTGGTGGCGCAGATGCCGATTCACGCCTTACCCCACCAGCGCTCACGCAGCCTGTTGGGCGTGAGCAATGTGCGTGGCACGCTGGTGGCCTGCCTATCACTTGGCGAACTCCTGGGTATTCCGCCAGGCGCGGCACCGGCTTCGGCTCAGCGGGTGATTGCGCGCATGCTGATCTTGGCCGGACAAGGCGGGCCGGTGGTAGTGCCGGTCGATGAAGTGGAGGGCATTCATGCGATTGCGTTGCACAGTGTGCGACCTGCTGTGCGTGACGGCAGCCTGGCGGTCAGTCAGTTTGCCAGCGGTGTATTCCAGTGGCAGGGGCGCAGCATTACCCTGCTTGATGATGAGCTGTTGCAGCAGGCCATGAGCAGGAGTTTCGCATGA